Proteins from a single region of Cytophagaceae bacterium:
- a CDS encoding ATP-dependent DNA helicase RecQ has product MINASIEKELKKNLKEIFGFDNFRGEQEKIITSIVSGKNTFVIMPTGAGKSLCYQLPATVLEGTAIVISPLIALMKNQVDQLMAFGINAQFLNSTLNKSEMNRVKNDVTNGVCKLLYIAPESLNKEDNLAFLKKAKISFVAVDEAHCISEWGHDFRPEYRKIREIIENIDESLPIIALTATATPKVQLDIMKSLDMDNSELFKTSFNRANLYYEVRPKQNAKKQLIKFLNQHKGKSGIVYCLSRKKVEEIAELLVVNGYKALPYHAGLDSDVRMRNQDAFLNEDCDIVVATIAFGMGIDKPDVRFVVHYDAPKSLEGYYQETGRGGRDGLDGTCLMFYALDDITKLEKFNKDKNVTERDNAKALLMEMVAYSSLGVCRRRQLLSYFGEQTEKDCGFCDNCNKPTKTFKGEEEVKLVIKTILKTEQRFSANHIADVLTGNTKDNPAIASYGHDKLPEFGTGLKYFNLLDKFEEEEEEDEDEIVVNRKPKADINADGKISASDKWVSIIRQLMVFGYLEKDIENYGVVRVSEKGHSYLSDPYSITFHEDHDLNETEGSGEDELVQTAGPSGGSGAADQALLELLKALRKKMAKEKNVPPYVVFQDPSLEEMATTYPSNVQELAQVNGVGMGKVQKFGKPFLDLINKYVDDNEIETSSDLMVKTTVNKSKTKIFIIQQIDRKIDLEEIAEAKEMNGEELITEIESICFSGTKLNLDYYINQMIDRDKQNDIYEYFMNSSSDDIKTAMKEFDDYDDEVTEEELRLMRIKFISEMAN; this is encoded by the coding sequence ATGATCAATGCATCAATTGAAAAAGAATTGAAAAAAAATCTGAAAGAAATTTTTGGATTTGATAATTTCAGAGGGGAACAGGAAAAGATAATTACCAGTATTGTTTCGGGGAAAAATACATTTGTAATAATGCCAACCGGAGCAGGGAAATCACTTTGTTATCAGTTGCCTGCCACCGTTTTGGAAGGAACCGCTATCGTAATCTCACCTCTGATTGCCCTCATGAAAAATCAGGTAGATCAGCTGATGGCATTCGGTATCAACGCCCAGTTTTTGAACAGTACTCTCAATAAATCTGAGATGAACCGTGTAAAAAACGACGTGACCAATGGCGTATGTAAGTTGCTGTACATTGCACCGGAATCTCTTAACAAAGAAGATAATCTGGCATTTCTTAAGAAAGCCAAGATTTCTTTTGTGGCTGTAGATGAGGCACACTGTATTTCGGAATGGGGGCATGATTTCAGGCCTGAATACCGGAAAATCAGAGAGATTATTGAGAATATTGATGAAAGTTTGCCAATAATTGCTCTTACGGCTACTGCAACACCAAAAGTGCAGCTTGACATCATGAAAAGTCTTGACATGGACAATTCGGAACTTTTCAAGACATCATTTAACAGAGCCAATCTTTATTATGAAGTAAGGCCAAAACAAAATGCTAAAAAGCAGTTAATTAAGTTTTTGAACCAACATAAAGGTAAATCAGGAATAGTTTACTGTCTGAGTCGCAAAAAGGTGGAGGAAATTGCCGAACTGTTAGTAGTAAACGGATACAAAGCTTTACCATATCATGCTGGCCTGGATTCTGACGTAAGAATGAGAAATCAGGATGCATTTCTGAATGAAGACTGTGACATTGTGGTGGCTACGATTGCTTTTGGAATGGGGATCGATAAACCTGATGTAAGGTTTGTAGTTCACTATGATGCTCCGAAGTCGCTGGAAGGATATTATCAGGAAACCGGGCGAGGAGGCAGAGACGGTCTTGATGGCACTTGTCTGATGTTTTATGCACTTGATGACATCACTAAGCTTGAGAAATTTAACAAAGACAAAAACGTAACCGAACGCGATAACGCCAAAGCTCTTTTGATGGAAATGGTGGCGTATTCTTCACTGGGCGTGTGTAGAAGAAGGCAATTGCTTAGTTATTTTGGAGAACAAACTGAGAAAGATTGTGGATTTTGTGACAACTGTAATAAGCCAACCAAGACTTTCAAAGGCGAAGAAGAGGTTAAACTTGTAATAAAGACAATCTTAAAAACTGAACAAAGATTCTCAGCAAATCATATTGCTGACGTACTTACAGGCAACACCAAAGACAATCCTGCCATAGCCAGCTATGGGCATGATAAGTTGCCGGAATTTGGAACGGGATTGAAATATTTCAACTTGTTGGATAAGTTTGAAGAGGAAGAGGAGGAAGATGAAGACGAGATTGTAGTAAACCGTAAACCAAAAGCCGATATCAATGCCGATGGCAAAATTTCTGCCTCTGACAAATGGGTTTCTATTATCAGACAACTTATGGTTTTTGGGTATCTTGAAAAAGATATTGAAAATTATGGCGTAGTAAGAGTATCAGAAAAAGGTCATAGTTATCTTAGTGATCCTTACTCAATAACTTTCCATGAAGATCACGACCTGAACGAAACCGAAGGTAGCGGTGAAGACGAATTGGTACAAACTGCTGGTCCTTCAGGAGGTAGTGGTGCAGCTGATCAGGCATTACTTGAGCTATTGAAAGCTCTTCGTAAAAAAATGGCCAAGGAGAAAAACGTACCTCCATACGTTGTTTTTCAGGATCCATCTTTAGAAGAAATGGCCACAACTTATCCCTCCAATGTGCAGGAACTTGCTCAGGTCAATGGGGTAGGGATGGGAAAAGTTCAGAAATTCGGTAAACCTTTTCTGGATTTGATCAACAAGTATGTTGACGACAACGAGATCGAGACTTCTTCAGATTTAATGGTGAAAACTACGGTCAATAAGTCAAAAACCAAAATCTTTATCATTCAGCAAATAGACCGCAAAATTGATTTGGAAGAAATAGCTGAAGCCAAAGAAATGAACGGTGAAGAGCTTATCACTGAGATTGAAAGTATTTGTTTTTCAGGTACTAAGTTGAATTTGGATTATTACATCAATCAAATGATTGACCGCGATAAACAAAATGATATTTATGAATATTTCATGAATTCGTCTTCAGATGACATAAAAACTGCAATGAAAGAGTTTGATGATTATGATGACGAAGTAACAGAAGAAGAACTCAGGCTCATGAGAATAAAATTTATTTCGGAAATGGCCAACTAA
- a CDS encoding thymidine kinase, whose protein sequence is MFIEPKRARGKDAKSGWIEVISGSMFSGKTEELIRRLNRAKIARQNVEIFKPGIDVRYDEFDIVSHNHSSIRSTPVNAAEEILLLAGNCDVVGIDEAQFLDQGIIDVCNKLANQGKRVIIAGLDMDSRGLPFGSMPQLMAIAEYVTKVHAICVICGDIAHHSFRKVEDENLVLLGETDLYEARCRKCYND, encoded by the coding sequence ATGTTCATCGAACCCAAAAGAGCCAGAGGAAAAGATGCCAAAAGTGGCTGGATTGAAGTAATTTCTGGCTCCATGTTTTCGGGAAAGACTGAAGAATTAATCAGAAGGCTCAACAGGGCCAAGATTGCCAGGCAAAATGTGGAGATTTTTAAACCAGGGATTGACGTTCGGTACGATGAATTTGATATTGTCTCTCACAATCATTCTTCAATAAGGTCCACACCGGTTAATGCTGCCGAAGAAATTCTCTTGTTAGCAGGGAATTGCGACGTGGTCGGGATTGATGAAGCCCAGTTCTTGGATCAGGGTATCATTGATGTTTGTAACAAACTTGCAAACCAGGGTAAAAGAGTAATTATAGCAGGCCTGGATATGGACTCCCGTGGGCTACCGTTTGGTTCTATGCCGCAATTAATGGCCATAGCAGAATACGTTACGAAAGTACACGCCATATGTGTTATTTGCGGCGATATAGCTCATCATTCCTTCCGGAAAGTAGAAGACGAAAACCTGGTGTTGTTAGGAGAAACAGACCTCTATGAAGCCAGATGCCGAAAATGCTATAATGATTGA
- a CDS encoding transposase — protein sequence MSCKIIGELFQLDGKRLQEQYAAHLSGYTTWVQREHAQQWILFPENIGEYLSLDETCLSNGDLYTILTNKAAKGKKGALIAMVKGTVSDTVIEVLYKIPESKRKKVKEVTLDLAPTMERIAKRSFPKAKLVSDRFHIQKLANDAVQEIRIKHRWAAIEQENKEIEYAKELKKRYVPDVLENGDTLKQLLIRSRFLLHQRENKWSASQVHRSEVLFRLYPDLKQAYDLSIELSNIFHQSKNRLIAFKKLALWYNSVEKFEEKTFNTIARTIQNNYEYILNYFDNRSTNASAESFNAKVKALRSQFRGVRDISFFLFRLQKIYA from the coding sequence ATTAGTTGCAAAATAATAGGTGAATTGTTTCAATTAGACGGTAAACGCCTACAAGAGCAATATGCTGCCCACCTGAGTGGATATACAACTTGGGTTCAACGAGAACATGCTCAACAGTGGATACTTTTTCCCGAAAATATTGGCGAATATTTATCATTAGACGAGACCTGTCTTTCAAATGGTGATTTGTATACTATACTTACAAACAAAGCGGCAAAGGGCAAAAAGGGAGCTTTAATTGCTATGGTGAAAGGTACTGTAAGTGATACGGTCATTGAGGTTTTGTACAAAATCCCAGAGTCCAAGAGGAAGAAAGTAAAAGAAGTAACATTGGATTTAGCCCCAACTATGGAACGAATCGCTAAGAGAAGTTTTCCAAAAGCTAAACTGGTATCTGATAGATTTCATATCCAAAAACTAGCTAATGATGCAGTACAAGAAATCAGAATCAAACATCGTTGGGCGGCAATAGAACAAGAAAATAAAGAAATAGAATATGCTAAAGAATTAAAGAAAAGATACGTTCCCGATGTTTTGGAAAACGGCGATACCTTAAAGCAACTATTAATCAGAAGCCGATTTCTTTTGCATCAAAGAGAAAATAAATGGTCTGCTTCTCAAGTACACAGGTCTGAGGTTTTATTTAGACTATATCCCGATTTAAAACAGGCCTACGACCTCAGCATAGAACTATCCAATATTTTCCATCAGTCAAAAAATAGACTAATAGCATTTAAAAAGTTAGCCTTATGGTATAATTCAGTAGAGAAGTTTGAGGAGAAAACATTCAATACCATCGCCAGAACTATTCAGAACAACTATGAATACATCCTTAACTACTTCGATAATAGAAGTACAAATGCTTCAGCAGAGTCTTTCAATGCAAAAGTAAAAGCACTAAGAAGCCAATTTAGGGGTGTAAGGGATATTAGCTTTTTCTTATTCAGATTACAAAAAATATATGCGTAA
- a CDS encoding transposase: MNQDLIQLLLPEGLFEYFEVVKVEKLESSFNIHIAERNLIPKEFGGQKLESKGYFEEESVRDFPLRGKACFLKIKRRKWLNHDTGKIVYRNWDLVASGTRMTSEFAAFLKGAFR; the protein is encoded by the coding sequence TTGAACCAAGACTTAATCCAATTACTTCTACCAGAAGGCTTATTTGAATACTTTGAAGTAGTTAAAGTAGAAAAATTAGAAAGTTCTTTCAATATCCATATTGCAGAACGAAATCTAATTCCTAAAGAATTCGGAGGTCAAAAACTTGAATCCAAAGGGTACTTTGAAGAAGAATCTGTGAGGGATTTTCCACTTCGTGGCAAGGCTTGTTTTTTGAAAATTAAGCGACGCAAATGGCTCAATCATGACACAGGAAAAATAGTTTACAGAAACTGGGATTTAGTTGCTTCAGGAACGCGAATGACATCAGAATTTGCGGCTTTTTTAAAAGGAGCTTTTAGATAA
- a CDS encoding zinc carboxypeptidase gives MLKKINKLLTLIVLIPFLSFSQSLQSPEQFFGHPMGSRFHFHNQLVDYVKYVANSRKQNTRLIQYGTTSEGRPLMVIAIGSEKNISDLEKIREANLQNIGLKPGGGNSQIPAIAYFSYNVHGNEANNAETSVTVIYELAREDSEIGKKIFGNTLVLIDPCVNPDGFDRYSQWYNRYIGSNPNLKSAAIEHHEPWPGGRFNHYLFDMNRDVAWQTQLETSQRVKFYNSWMPHLHADFHEMGPNTHYYFPPSAKPFHEDLTAYQRDFQTLLGEYNKKRFDENGWLYYTKENYDLLYPSYGDTYPSYNGAIGMTFEQAGGGPAGLAFKRNDGDVLTLKDRIDHSFATSMGTLEALSDKAENTVKEFNKFFNETTQKGFGKYKSYILKSAGNEGRIQALTQQLDKMEIKYEFANKKSVSNGFNYQNQKEEAFAIEENDLIVSSYQPKGVFAKILFEPKTMLEDSNTYDITAWALPYVFDIQAYAISGKVSGNTKSDSKSASKIQNIGKVYAFLVDYKSFEESKYLAALLKNKIKVRTNEVPFKAAGKSFKEGTFIITRKGNEKADFESIPVQLAEKMGIDLVPVYSGLSESGPDLGANSIDIVKAPDVAVLMGSGVSATAAGDVWHFFDKQLDYPVTIIDGSYIGSVDLWKFDVLVLPSGRYNNVFKDTKEISRWVSDGGRLILMESAVSSFAGKEGFDLKAKAGDTSSTKDLKYGNRERDAISDQIPGAIYKVGLDSSHPLAYGYDSDTYVMIKNVIAYDYLKDGWNVGKLQERVSGFAGAKTNSKMKDVPVFAVQDSGKGKIVYLNESPIFRAFWYGGKQLMANAAFMVR, from the coding sequence ATGCTTAAAAAAATCAATAAACTCTTAACCCTCATTGTATTAATTCCCTTTTTATCGTTTTCTCAAAGCCTCCAATCACCCGAACAATTCTTTGGACATCCGATGGGCAGCAGGTTTCATTTTCATAATCAGTTGGTTGATTATGTAAAATATGTTGCCAACAGCAGAAAGCAAAATACCCGCCTTATTCAGTATGGAACCACATCAGAAGGCCGTCCGTTGATGGTTATTGCGATTGGTTCTGAAAAAAATATTTCTGATTTGGAAAAAATTAGAGAGGCAAATCTTCAAAACATCGGTTTGAAACCAGGCGGAGGTAATTCTCAGATTCCAGCAATCGCCTATTTTTCTTATAATGTTCACGGAAATGAAGCCAATAATGCCGAAACCTCTGTTACTGTAATTTATGAACTTGCAAGAGAAGATTCAGAAATAGGGAAAAAAATATTTGGAAATACACTCGTTTTGATTGATCCCTGCGTAAATCCGGATGGATTTGATCGATATTCGCAATGGTACAACCGTTATATTGGCTCCAATCCTAACCTGAAATCAGCAGCCATTGAACACCATGAACCCTGGCCGGGAGGACGATTCAATCATTATCTTTTTGATATGAACCGTGATGTGGCCTGGCAAACTCAGCTTGAGACTTCTCAAAGAGTTAAATTTTATAACAGTTGGATGCCGCATCTTCATGCCGACTTCCACGAAATGGGCCCTAATACGCACTATTATTTTCCACCCTCTGCCAAACCTTTCCATGAAGATTTGACGGCCTATCAACGCGATTTTCAAACTTTGCTGGGTGAATACAACAAAAAGCGTTTTGATGAAAACGGATGGTTATATTATACCAAAGAGAATTATGATTTGCTATATCCTAGTTACGGTGATACTTATCCTTCTTATAACGGAGCCATTGGTATGACTTTCGAGCAAGCGGGCGGTGGTCCTGCAGGCCTTGCATTTAAGCGTAATGATGGAGACGTTTTAACTTTAAAAGACCGGATTGACCATTCTTTTGCGACCAGTATGGGTACTTTAGAGGCATTGTCAGATAAAGCTGAAAATACAGTTAAAGAATTTAATAAGTTTTTCAATGAAACTACCCAAAAAGGTTTCGGGAAATATAAATCATATATCCTGAAATCAGCAGGAAATGAAGGGAGAATTCAAGCACTTACCCAGCAGCTTGATAAAATGGAAATCAAATATGAGTTTGCCAATAAAAAGAGTGTTTCCAATGGTTTTAATTATCAGAATCAAAAAGAAGAGGCTTTTGCGATTGAAGAAAATGATTTGATAGTGAGTTCTTACCAACCCAAAGGAGTTTTTGCTAAAATTCTGTTTGAACCAAAAACCATGCTTGAGGACTCCAATACCTACGATATTACTGCTTGGGCTCTGCCTTATGTATTTGATATTCAGGCTTATGCTATTTCTGGTAAGGTTTCGGGGAATACAAAATCTGACAGCAAGAGTGCTTCAAAAATACAAAACATTGGAAAGGTTTATGCATTTCTGGTCGATTACAAATCGTTTGAAGAATCAAAATATCTGGCAGCTTTACTTAAGAATAAAATTAAAGTAAGAACCAATGAAGTGCCTTTTAAAGCAGCCGGAAAGTCTTTTAAAGAAGGAACTTTTATAATAACCAGAAAAGGTAACGAAAAAGCTGATTTTGAAAGCATTCCTGTGCAATTAGCTGAGAAGATGGGTATTGATTTGGTTCCTGTTTATTCAGGATTATCTGAGAGTGGGCCTGACCTGGGAGCCAATTCGATTGATATAGTAAAAGCCCCGGATGTGGCAGTTTTGATGGGCTCCGGTGTAAGTGCAACTGCGGCTGGTGACGTTTGGCATTTCTTTGACAAACAGCTCGACTATCCCGTTACTATAATTGACGGAAGCTATATTGGAAGTGTCGATTTGTGGAAATTCGATGTTTTGGTTTTGCCTTCTGGTCGCTATAATAATGTTTTTAAAGATACAAAAGAAATCAGCCGTTGGGTTAGTGATGGAGGCAGACTGATTTTGATGGAAAGTGCGGTCTCTTCTTTTGCAGGAAAAGAAGGTTTTGATTTAAAAGCCAAAGCAGGAGACACATCTTCAACCAAAGACCTGAAATATGGAAACAGAGAACGGGATGCTATTTCGGATCAGATTCCGGGAGCCATTTATAAAGTAGGTCTTGATTCCAGTCACCCGCTCGCATATGGTTATGATTCAGATACTTATGTAATGATAAAAAATGTAATTGCTTACGATTATCTGAAAGATGGCTGGAATGTAGGAAAATTACAGGAGCGTGTCAGTGGTTTTGCAGGTGCAAAAACCAATTCCAAAATGAAAGATGTCCCGGTTTTTGCCGTTCAGGACTCAGGAAAGGGTAAAATCGTTTATCTCAATGAAAGCCCGATTTTCAGGGCGTTTTGGTATGGTGGAAAACAACTGATGGCCAATGCAGCATTTATGGTGAGGTAA
- a CDS encoding phospholipase D family protein, giving the protein MKFATISISVLFLLFSCSKQKKNQEAQEDFCAKIHVKSHKGLSEYFDKFSENLQSKTAVHVLEDGGGSLITRAWFTQNAQKSIDIQYFIFSTDNVGLIACDYLVRAADRGVKVRLLVDDMMVDSELEDILTMDSHPNIEIKVYNPGVNLGKNIIKKLGKFALDFKDANLRMHNKTFIVDGKVGITGGRNIADEYFDYDHEYNFRDRDVLLIGKEVAEMQHSFIDFWESKNSVAVSEITDKKVDYKPGIFEKLHQYACNPENFWPQVRIQLDNFQGSFDKIIRDSTLVWVNDVQFVSDFPGKNKAKKGLGGGGNTTKALIELINSAQKSVDIQTPYLITTQIGKKVFADAVKRGVKVRILTNSLASTDNLEAFSGYQRDRKELLATGVQIFEFRPDANERFKMMTGAYQKKVNFTPVFGLHAKSMVIDDNISVIGTFNLDPRSANLNTECFVVISDKTIAQGVKQNFETDFLPENSWHTTSKFNPDHLVDLSKRIKVKTRRVVPKSIL; this is encoded by the coding sequence ATGAAATTTGCTACGATTTCCATATCAGTTTTATTTTTACTTTTTTCTTGTTCAAAACAAAAGAAGAATCAGGAAGCTCAGGAAGATTTTTGTGCAAAAATCCATGTAAAAAGTCACAAAGGTCTTTCTGAGTATTTTGATAAATTTTCGGAAAATCTACAATCAAAAACTGCCGTTCACGTCCTCGAGGATGGAGGCGGTTCTTTGATAACCAGGGCTTGGTTTACTCAAAATGCCCAAAAGAGCATAGATATCCAATATTTTATTTTTTCCACCGACAATGTGGGCCTGATTGCCTGCGACTACCTGGTTCGAGCAGCTGACAGAGGTGTAAAAGTACGTTTATTAGTCGATGACATGATGGTTGATTCAGAGCTGGAAGACATCTTGACAATGGACTCTCACCCTAATATCGAGATAAAAGTCTATAATCCGGGAGTGAATTTGGGTAAAAACATCATAAAAAAACTTGGGAAATTTGCCCTTGATTTCAAAGACGCCAATCTCAGAATGCACAACAAAACTTTCATTGTCGATGGCAAAGTGGGAATTACCGGAGGCAGAAACATAGCTGATGAATATTTTGATTATGACCATGAATACAATTTCCGTGACCGTGATGTATTATTGATAGGGAAGGAAGTGGCCGAAATGCAGCATTCTTTTATTGATTTTTGGGAAAGTAAAAATAGTGTCGCAGTTTCTGAGATAACTGATAAAAAAGTAGATTACAAACCCGGAATATTTGAAAAACTGCATCAATATGCCTGTAATCCTGAGAATTTTTGGCCACAAGTTAGAATTCAGCTCGATAATTTTCAGGGTAGTTTTGATAAAATCATAAGAGATTCGACTCTGGTTTGGGTCAATGATGTACAGTTTGTTTCTGATTTTCCGGGAAAAAATAAAGCCAAAAAAGGGCTGGGAGGAGGTGGAAACACAACAAAAGCATTAATTGAATTAATAAATAGTGCCCAAAAAAGTGTAGATATACAGACTCCCTATCTGATCACTACCCAAATCGGCAAGAAAGTCTTTGCAGATGCCGTGAAAAGAGGGGTGAAGGTAAGGATTCTTACCAACTCTTTGGCCTCAACTGATAATCTGGAGGCATTCAGTGGTTATCAGCGGGATAGAAAAGAATTGTTGGCCACGGGTGTTCAAATTTTCGAATTCAGGCCTGATGCCAATGAACGCTTCAAAATGATGACCGGAGCTTATCAGAAAAAAGTAAATTTTACGCCTGTTTTCGGTCTTCATGCCAAAAGTATGGTGATTGATGATAATATTAGTGTAATTGGTACTTTCAATCTGGATCCAAGAAGTGCCAATCTTAATACCGAATGTTTCGTTGTGATTTCTGACAAAACTATTGCCCAAGGCGTAAAACAAAATTTTGAAACTGACTTTTTACCTGAAAATTCCTGGCACACGACCTCAAAATTTAACCCCGATCACCTGGTTGACTTGTCAAAAAGGATAAAAGTAAAGACCAGAAGAGTGGTGCCGAAGAGTATTTTGTAA
- a CDS encoding DEAD/DEAH box helicase → MQTLKFNELPLSDYILQAVDDLGFTDTTPIQAAAIPVIMTGKDVIGQAQTGTGKTAAFGIPAIEHVDAERRETQVIIMCPTRELALQVKEQITLLAKHKKGLLVTAIFGGESYERQFQNLKRGTQIVVGTPGRIKDHIEKKTLKLDHISMVVLDEADEMLNMGFREDIEEILSHAPEERQTVLFSATMSKEILNITKKFQKDPEIIKVTRKEITNDNIEQSFYLVKKEAKYEVMIRLIDVFDLQLLLVFCNTKSKVDEVVEELQANGYLAEGLHGDMRQAARNQVMNKFRYGNTKILVATDVAARGIDVSGVDAVINYDLPMDLEYYVHRIGRTGRAGKQGKAFLLITRRDRMRMRDLENYTKVAIPEGKIPMQTDLEEARNKKFKEKILANVKEEGNQQFESLIDEMKTEGVSTYSIMTALMRMQLGKQRRSEFRDDELSDNKPGERRGRDVKFGSSRDRMPSERTFGGERARKGGRFEGSSRPEGGRGFEGGSRFEGGSRSEGGNRFDGGSRRFEGGEERSGARRSGGGMGSGDPGMVRLFINLGRKDNVAPNHIVGAIASEAKIPGRVIGQIDMYDKFSFVEVPQRDVSKVIEGMRGKTINAREANIEVAK, encoded by the coding sequence ATGCAAACATTAAAATTTAATGAATTGCCCTTGTCGGATTATATCCTTCAAGCAGTGGATGATCTGGGCTTTACTGACACTACGCCCATTCAGGCAGCCGCTATTCCGGTTATAATGACCGGTAAGGACGTAATTGGGCAGGCACAAACAGGCACAGGAAAGACAGCCGCCTTCGGTATTCCGGCCATAGAGCATGTTGATGCCGAAAGACGTGAAACGCAGGTGATTATCATGTGTCCAACCCGTGAGCTGGCACTTCAGGTTAAAGAGCAAATCACACTTTTAGCAAAACATAAAAAAGGACTTTTGGTTACGGCTATTTTCGGTGGTGAATCGTATGAGCGTCAGTTCCAAAACCTAAAAAGAGGTACTCAGATTGTGGTGGGTACTCCTGGTCGTATCAAAGACCATATCGAGAAAAAGACATTAAAACTCGACCATATTTCGATGGTAGTTCTTGATGAAGCCGACGAAATGCTAAACATGGGTTTCAGAGAGGATATCGAAGAAATACTTTCGCATGCACCAGAGGAGAGACAAACAGTACTTTTCTCGGCTACTATGTCAAAAGAGATTTTGAATATCACTAAAAAATTCCAGAAAGATCCTGAGATAATCAAAGTAACCCGCAAAGAGATTACAAATGACAATATCGAGCAAAGCTTTTATTTGGTGAAAAAAGAAGCCAAATATGAGGTAATGATCAGATTGATAGATGTATTTGATCTGCAATTATTGTTAGTTTTCTGTAACACGAAATCCAAAGTGGACGAAGTAGTAGAAGAACTGCAAGCCAACGGATATCTGGCCGAAGGACTACATGGCGACATGCGTCAGGCAGCCAGAAATCAGGTAATGAACAAATTCCGTTACGGAAACACAAAAATATTGGTGGCTACCGACGTGGCTGCACGTGGTATTGACGTGAGCGGTGTAGATGCCGTTATCAATTATGACTTACCGATGGATTTGGAATACTATGTACACCGTATTGGTCGTACTGGCCGTGCCGGAAAACAAGGAAAAGCGTTTTTGTTGATTACCCGTCGTGACCGTATGCGTATGCGTGACCTTGAAAATTATACCAAGGTGGCTATTCCTGAAGGAAAAATACCAATGCAAACTGACCTTGAAGAAGCCCGTAACAAGAAGTTTAAGGAGAAAATCCTTGCCAATGTAAAAGAAGAGGGCAATCAGCAGTTTGAGTCATTGATTGACGAAATGAAAACGGAAGGAGTTTCTACCTATTCGATTATGACCGCTCTGATGCGTATGCAGTTGGGCAAACAACGCCGCTCTGAGTTCAGAGATGACGAACTGTCTGACAACAAACCTGGCGAAAGACGTGGCAGAGATGTTAAATTTGGCAGTAGCAGAGACAGGATGCCTTCAGAAAGAACTTTTGGTGGAGAAAGAGCCAGAAAAGGTGGCCGCTTTGAAGGAAGCAGCAGACCCGAAGGTGGCAGAGGATTTGAAGGTGGAAGTCGTTTTGAAGGCGGTAGCCGTTCTGAAGGTGGTAATCGTTTTGATGGTGGAAGCAGAAGATTTGAAGGCGGCGAAGAAAGAAGCGGTGCCCGTCGTAGTGGCGGAGGTATGGGTTCGGGAGATCCGGGAATGGTAAGATTATTTATCAATCTGGGTCGTAAAGACAACGTTGCTCCTAATCATATTGTGGGTGCTATAGCTTCCGAAGCTAAAATTCCGGGAAGAGTTATTGGTCAGATTGACATGTACGACAAATTCAGCTTTGTAGAAGTGCCTCAAAGAGACGTAAGCAAAGTGATTGAAGGTATGCGTGGCAAAACTATCAACGCTCGTGAAGCCAATATCGAAGTGGCGAAATAA
- a CDS encoding type II toxin-antitoxin system RelE/ParE family toxin, with amino-acid sequence MAPRKIVWTQKAQFERKEILEYWIIRNKSATYSIKLNKKIIETLRMLSFNPFLGRKSEIESIRIKLVKDYFLIYQITSEEIVVLSLWDSRRNPEMLKIF; translated from the coding sequence ATGGCTCCAAGGAAAATAGTTTGGACCCAAAAGGCTCAGTTTGAACGAAAGGAAATTCTAGAATATTGGATAATTAGAAATAAATCAGCAACCTACAGTATTAAGCTAAATAAAAAAATTATTGAAACGCTTAGAATGTTATCCTTTAACCCTTTTTTGGGCAGGAAATCTGAAATAGAATCTATAAGAATAAAATTAGTTAAAGACTATTTCTTAATTTATCAAATCACTTCTGAAGAAATTGTGGTTTTAAGTCTATGGGATTCCAGAAGAAATCCTGAAATGCTAAAGATATTTTAA
- a CDS encoding DUF433 domain-containing protein, which yields MNTGRITFDPLVMGGKPCIRGMRVTVGTIVGLFASGHSFHEILNTNTYLEEKVLKQALAYAARRAEEIDIPALAS from the coding sequence ATGAATACAGGTAGAATTACTTTTGACCCTTTAGTTATGGGCGGAAAACCATGTATCAGAGGCATGAGAGTAACCGTTGGGACAATAGTCGGACTCTTTGCATCTGGTCATTCTTTTCATGAAATATTAAATACCAATACATATCTGGAAGAAAAAGTTTTGAAACAAGCTTTGGCATACGCTGCCAGGCGGGCAGAAGAAATTGACATTCCTGCTTTGGCCTCATGA